One genomic region from Enoplosus armatus isolate fEnoArm2 chromosome 17, fEnoArm2.hap1, whole genome shotgun sequence encodes:
- the tmem100a gene encoding transmembrane protein 100, with amino-acid sequence MPEEADKDAMRTPATPEKANNNECPTAPLTTVNIPLVNEVQLTAATGGAELSCYRCTVPFGVVVLIAGIVVTAVAYSFNSHGSTISYFGLVLLSAGLVLLASSVVCWKMRLERKKERRRESQTALVANQRSIFT; translated from the coding sequence ATGCCAGAAGAAGCTGATAAGGACGCCATGAGAACGCCAGCGACCCCAGAGAAGGCCAACAATAATGAGTGTCCCACAGCCCCCTTGACGACGGTAAACATCCCCCTGGTCAATGAAGTCCAGCTGACTGCGGCCACCGGCGGGGCGGAGCTGTCCTGCTATCGCTGCACCGTCCCGTTTGGCGTGGTGGTCCTCATCGCCGGCATCGTGGTCACCGCCGTGGCTTACAGCTTCAACTCGCACGGATCCACCATCTCTTACTTCGGCCTGGTGCTCCTCTCGGCCGGACTGGTGCTCTTGGCGTCCAGCGTCGTCTGCTGGAAGATGAGactggagaggaagaaggagaggcgGCGGGAGAGCCAAACCGCCCTGGTTGCGAACCAGAggagtatttttacttga
- the pctp gene encoding phosphatidylcholine transfer protein — protein sequence MSLQFTDEEFQSAWRELDEPQLGGGWELFTETMGVQIYRLYDTETGLYEYKVFGVLTTCTPELCADVYMDLMYRKAWDSYAKELYEKDFSGQTAIYWEVKYPFPLSNRDYVYVRGRRDLDVDGRKIWVILARSSPETPCAEKSGVLRVKDYKQSVALESDGACGTKVFMNYFDNPGGMIPTWLVNWAAKSGVPGFLTDMQKACSNYSSYCQKK from the exons ATGTCGCTGCAGTTTACAGATGAGGAGTTTCAGAGCGCGTGGAGGGAGCTGGATGAGCCGCAGCTGGGGGGAGGATGGGAGCTCTTCACCGAGACGATGGGGGTCCAGATCTACCGGCTCTATGACACG GAAACTGGACTTTATGAGTACAAAGTCTTTGGTGTGCTCACCACCTGTACTCCCGAGCTGTGTGCAGATGTCTACATGGACTTGATGTATCGGAAAGCTTGGGATAGCTATGCAAAAG aGCTCTATGAGAAGGACTTCAGTGGGCAGACTGCAATCTACTGGGAAGTAAAATACCCGTTTCCCCTGTCAAACAGAGAC TATGTGTACGTAAGGGGGCGGCGAGACCTGGATGTGGACGGCAGGAAGATCTGGGTGATCCTGGCCAGAAGTTCGCCGGAGACGCCGTGTGCAGAGAAGAGCGGCGTGCTGCGGGTCAAAGACTACAAGCAGAGCGTCGCCTTGGAGAGCGACGGAGCCTGTGGAACTAAAG ttttcatgAATTACTTCGACAACCCTGGTGGCATGATTCCTACCTGGCTGGTGAACTGGGCAGCCAAG AGTGGAGTTCCAGGGTTCTTAACCGACATGCAGAAGGCCTGCAGCAATTACAGCAGCTACTGCCAGAAGAAATGA
- the LOC139300813 gene encoding small integral membrane protein 36-like has translation MGFLENYQEIDPVTLNLCILIASYVILLLVFLISCIMYDCRGKDPTKEYAPDPQPTQSPIRLVVMQSSPAPVGRWDTANMITTYHEPTHSDFREKKSTMV, from the coding sequence ATGGGCTTTCTGGAAAACTACCAGGAGATCGACCCTGTCACTTTGAACCTTTGCATCCTCATCGCCAGCTACGTTATCTTGCTCCTGGTCTTCCTGATATCGTGTATCATGTACGACTGCCGGGGCAAAGATCCTACCAAGGAGTACGCCCCGGACCCGCAGCCGACTCAGTCTCCCATCAGGCTGGTGGTGATGCAGAGCTCTCCAGCCCCGGTGGGACGGTGGGACACGGCCAACATGATCACAACCTACCACGAGCCAACGCACTCGGACTTCAGGGAGAAGAAGAGCACGATGGTCTGA